In Strigops habroptila isolate Jane chromosome 2, bStrHab1.2.pri, whole genome shotgun sequence, one genomic interval encodes:
- the CEP126 gene encoding centrosomal protein of 126 kDa isoform X4, which translates to MQQLLEKQHLNNVENFHEEVKKTDDSESVLSLDSLEAGEQSGNYTTQSESSLTTQYDCTLYTPEKSQNRNNGLLYTAQSTSKNMHLNNCLRNVDSQYYHNLPAHDLLAEHNVLTPAEHLNTSEEESSASDRSGKKSSEFSTSGKQEISVSNVFSFLQNIKEESSKPPSGTPYTLATGHPVLNPSKTWANSDSIPGEGVQDLMQDQSFKMTPQKRNVSVQTSSQPIATCLISFPNQGCSTGIPSTADTLPKDKNISMEFLKNISGKITETEEENIKGIGYINPGLSLFQDVPNASVLCNVKQQNNKEEEKGNMLETVSLMSGTEFSSGTPAQHKTLKNNILERKRAKFLGSILKKDSKYEPSHFKAVVMNQGISFGTQPMSSIRDSLELAKIKKKSAENEKYNRKIKWCDQINQVIIENNEKCYEKNTSEISSAQLQYVQTINNAPKTNLSIVAQSSNPMFIKNHQENSHISKPNVHTEESNKECASLSIFMSTGSVSAKKAWMVPNDEESKLPVCSNNSKTNEDNQLKNRAKIARTISVRAQPRFMPKKRTGTIIQPQLATETSKTQKVPGKFLAPHPPSTPLPGSRSGENASSPGCQPLLPSSLPATTTSRNDLSERHVVLANQVLNRNGTEYSQSITCHSDLAAAISTPGCSTAKHGPWEKNTCSVNNVQTSACQGHSITCTGRRPVNTENGLHLHQIPAAGKTSTYWQGAHSPQTPKDSATGVAPVTRQTHVFDNHENKHRVFSEHRRQSIASKRWKPTHHVQNSLYTVQLSPVQSAFDPVQNRNNTYKSNEASESTIQFLIAEKLASGSLAEDEILAALGSVQPASWSVLPNRAPCPGMSGLSVEELKIFQSLDYLNQRLRNVQEAITRNLSASNVLQIITPLSVQQCISSPLAHTATASQQYHNASGSHRLQLYRRF; encoded by the exons atgcaacagCTCCTTGAAAAACAACATCTCAACAATGTGGAG AATTTTCATGAAGAAGTCAAGAAAACAGATGATTCAGAAAGCGTGTTAAGCCTCGACAGTCTTGAGGCTGGAGAACAAAGTGGAAATTACACAACACAGAGTGAATCATCTTTGACTACACAGTATGACTGTACCCTCTACACtccagaaaaatcacagaataggaATAATGGTTTGCTTTATACAGCTCAAAGTACTTCTAAAAATATGCATCTAAATAATTGTCTGAGAAACGTAGATTCACAATACTACCACAACTTACCTGCTCATGATCTTTTAGCTGAACATAATGTTCTAACTCCTGCTGAACATTTAAACACTTCAGAAGAGGAATCATCTGCTTCTGacagatctggaaaaaaatcttcagagtTCTCTACCTCTGGTAAACAAGAAATCTCTGTAAGCAATGTGTTtagttttctgcaaaatataaaagaagaaagcagcaagccGCCTTCTGGAACTCCTTACACATTAGCCACTGGTCATCCTGTTTTGAATCCCAGCAAAACCTGGGCCAACTCTGATTCTATTCCAGGAGAAGGAGTTCAGGATCTGATGCAAGATCAGAGTTTTAAAATGACcccacaaaaaagaaatgtatctgTGCAAACATCTAGTCAACCTATTGCAACATGTCTAATCTCATTTCCTAACCAAGGATGTTCCACTGGCATTCCCAGCACAGCTGATACATTaccaaaagacaaaaacatcAGTAtggagtttttaaaaaatatctcaggaaaaattactgaaacagaagaagaaaatattaaaggtATTGGTTACATTAATCCAGGATTGTCTTTATTTCAGGATGTACCAAATGCCTCAGTTCTGTGCAATGTTAAGCAACAGAAtaacaaagaggaagaaaagggaaatatgcTTGAAACTGTATCACTGATGTCTGGTACAGAGTTCAGTTCTGGCACTCCTGCACAGCACAAAACCCTGAAAAACAatattcttgaaagaaaaagagcaaagtttCTTGGAAGTATCTTAAAGAAGGATTCTAAATATGAACCTAGTCATTTCAAAGCTGTGGTTATGAACCAGGGGATCAGTTTTGGAACGCAACCCATGTCTTCTATCAGAGACAGTTTAGAACTGgcaaaaatcaaaaagaaaagtgcagaaaatgaaaaatacaatagaAAGATTAAATGGTGTGATCAAATTAACCAGgtaataatagaaaataatgaaaaatgctatgaaaaaaaCACCAGTGAAATATCTTCTGCACAGCTGCAATATGTTCAAACTATAAATAATGCTCCTAAGACTAATTTAAGTATTGTTGCTCAATCTTCAAACCCCATGTTCATAAAAAATCACCAGGAAAACTCTCATATATCAAAACCAAATGTTCATACTGAAGAATCAAATAAAGAGTGCGCCTCTCTGAGTATATTTATGTCTACTGGATCTGTTTCTGCTAAAAAAGCTTGGATGGTACCAAATGATGAAGAAAGTAAACTCCCAGTATGTAGTAATAATTCTAAGACTAATGAAGATAATCAACTGAAAAATAGGGCAAAAATAGCTAGAACGATATCTGTAAGAGCCCAGCCAAGATTTATGCCCAAGAAGAGAACAGGCACTATAATCCAACCACAGCTGGCCACAGAAACCAGCAAAACTCAGAAAGTTCCAGGGAAATTTCTAGCACCTCACCCACCATCCACACCTCTGCCAGGAAGCAGAAGTGGTGAAAATGCATCCAGCCCTGGGTGTCAGCCACTCCTGCCTTCAAGTCTTCCAGCAACCACTACAAGCAGGAATGATTTAAGTGAGAGGCATGTGGTGTTAGCAAATCAGGTTTTAAATAGAAACGGTACAGAATACAGTCAGAGTATTACTTGTCACTCTGACTTGGCTGCTGCGATTTCTACACCTGGCTGCAGCACGGCCAAGCACGgaccttgggaaaaaaatacttgttctgTAAATAATGTTCAGACAAGCGCCTGTCAGGGTCATTCAATAACCTGCACTGGAAGAAGACCTGTTAACACAGAAAATGGATTACATCTCCATCAGAtcccagcagctggaaaaacaagTACCTACTGGCAAGGAGCACATAGTCCCCAAACTCCAAAAGACTCTGCTACTG GCGTTGCTCCTGTTACAAGACAAACGCATGTTTTCGACaaccatgaaaataaacatagaGTTTTTTCAGAACACAGAAGACAAAGTATAGCTTCTAAAAGATGGAAGCCCACTCATCATGTACAG aaTTCACTCTATACTGTCCAGCTGAGTCCTGTTCAATCTGCTTTTGATCCAGTACAAAATAGGAATAACACCTACAAGTCTAATGAAG CTTCAGAGAGCAccattcagtttctcattgcaGAAAAACTAGCAAGCGGATCCCTTGCAGAGGATGAAATCCTGGCAGCCTTGGGAAGTGTGCAACCAGCCAGCTGGTCCGTACTGCCTAACAGGGCTCCGTGTCCAGGCATGAGTGGACTTTCAGTAGAAGAACTGAAGATTTTCCAGTCTCTTGATTATCTCAATCAAAGGCTACGAA ATGTTCAAGAAGCCATTACTAGAAACCTGTCTGCTTCAAATGTTTTGCAGATAATCACCCCTTTA
- the CEP126 gene encoding centrosomal protein of 126 kDa isoform X3, with translation MVGWDKTIQESSRKNMDSNQLLFQKNLKEMQQLLEKQHLNNVENFHEEVKKTDDSESVLSLDSLEAGEQSGNYTTQSESSLTTQYDCTLYTPEKSQNRNNGLLYTAQSTSKNMHLNNCLRNVDSQYYHNLPAHDLLAEHNVLTPAEHLNTSEEESSASDRSGKKSSEFSTSGKQEISVSNVFSFLQNIKEESSKPPSGTPYTLATGHPVLNPSKTWANSDSIPGEGVQDLMQDQSFKMTPQKRNVSVQTSSQPIATCLISFPNQGCSTGIPSTADTLPKDKNISMEFLKNISGKITETEEENIKGIGYINPGLSLFQDVPNASVLCNVKQQNNKEEEKGNMLETVSLMSGTEFSSGTPAQHKTLKNNILERKRAKFLGSILKKDSKYEPSHFKAVVMNQGISFGTQPMSSIRDSLELAKIKKKSAENEKYNRKIKWCDQINQVIIENNEKCYEKNTSEISSAQLQYVQTINNAPKTNLSIVAQSSNPMFIKNHQENSHISKPNVHTEESNKECASLSIFMSTGSVSAKKAWMVPNDEESKLPVCSNNSKTNEDNQLKNRAKIARTISVRAQPRFMPKKRTGTIIQPQLATETSKTQKVPGKFLAPHPPSTPLPGSRSGENASSPGCQPLLPSSLPATTTSRNDLSERHVVLANQVLNRNGTEYSQSITCHSDLAAAISTPGCSTAKHGPWEKNTCSVNNVQTSACQGHSITCTGRRPVNTENGLHLHQIPAAGKTSTYWQGAHSPQTPKDSATGVAPVTRQTHVFDNHENKHRVFSEHRRQSIASKRWKPTHHVQNSLYTVQLSPVQSAFDPVQNRNNTYKSNEASESTIQFLIAEKLASGSLAEDEILAALGSVQPASWSVLPNRAPCPGMSGLSVEELKIFQSLDYLNQRLRNVQEAITRNLSASNVLQIITPLSVQQCISSPLAHTATASQQYHNASGSHRLQLYRRF, from the exons ATGGTTGGCTGGGATAAAACAATACAAGAGAGCAGTAGAAAAAACATGGATAGTAACCAActtctcttccagaaaaatctgaaagaaatgcaacagCTCCTTGAAAAACAACATCTCAACAATGTGGAG AATTTTCATGAAGAAGTCAAGAAAACAGATGATTCAGAAAGCGTGTTAAGCCTCGACAGTCTTGAGGCTGGAGAACAAAGTGGAAATTACACAACACAGAGTGAATCATCTTTGACTACACAGTATGACTGTACCCTCTACACtccagaaaaatcacagaataggaATAATGGTTTGCTTTATACAGCTCAAAGTACTTCTAAAAATATGCATCTAAATAATTGTCTGAGAAACGTAGATTCACAATACTACCACAACTTACCTGCTCATGATCTTTTAGCTGAACATAATGTTCTAACTCCTGCTGAACATTTAAACACTTCAGAAGAGGAATCATCTGCTTCTGacagatctggaaaaaaatcttcagagtTCTCTACCTCTGGTAAACAAGAAATCTCTGTAAGCAATGTGTTtagttttctgcaaaatataaaagaagaaagcagcaagccGCCTTCTGGAACTCCTTACACATTAGCCACTGGTCATCCTGTTTTGAATCCCAGCAAAACCTGGGCCAACTCTGATTCTATTCCAGGAGAAGGAGTTCAGGATCTGATGCAAGATCAGAGTTTTAAAATGACcccacaaaaaagaaatgtatctgTGCAAACATCTAGTCAACCTATTGCAACATGTCTAATCTCATTTCCTAACCAAGGATGTTCCACTGGCATTCCCAGCACAGCTGATACATTaccaaaagacaaaaacatcAGTAtggagtttttaaaaaatatctcaggaaaaattactgaaacagaagaagaaaatattaaaggtATTGGTTACATTAATCCAGGATTGTCTTTATTTCAGGATGTACCAAATGCCTCAGTTCTGTGCAATGTTAAGCAACAGAAtaacaaagaggaagaaaagggaaatatgcTTGAAACTGTATCACTGATGTCTGGTACAGAGTTCAGTTCTGGCACTCCTGCACAGCACAAAACCCTGAAAAACAatattcttgaaagaaaaagagcaaagtttCTTGGAAGTATCTTAAAGAAGGATTCTAAATATGAACCTAGTCATTTCAAAGCTGTGGTTATGAACCAGGGGATCAGTTTTGGAACGCAACCCATGTCTTCTATCAGAGACAGTTTAGAACTGgcaaaaatcaaaaagaaaagtgcagaaaatgaaaaatacaatagaAAGATTAAATGGTGTGATCAAATTAACCAGgtaataatagaaaataatgaaaaatgctatgaaaaaaaCACCAGTGAAATATCTTCTGCACAGCTGCAATATGTTCAAACTATAAATAATGCTCCTAAGACTAATTTAAGTATTGTTGCTCAATCTTCAAACCCCATGTTCATAAAAAATCACCAGGAAAACTCTCATATATCAAAACCAAATGTTCATACTGAAGAATCAAATAAAGAGTGCGCCTCTCTGAGTATATTTATGTCTACTGGATCTGTTTCTGCTAAAAAAGCTTGGATGGTACCAAATGATGAAGAAAGTAAACTCCCAGTATGTAGTAATAATTCTAAGACTAATGAAGATAATCAACTGAAAAATAGGGCAAAAATAGCTAGAACGATATCTGTAAGAGCCCAGCCAAGATTTATGCCCAAGAAGAGAACAGGCACTATAATCCAACCACAGCTGGCCACAGAAACCAGCAAAACTCAGAAAGTTCCAGGGAAATTTCTAGCACCTCACCCACCATCCACACCTCTGCCAGGAAGCAGAAGTGGTGAAAATGCATCCAGCCCTGGGTGTCAGCCACTCCTGCCTTCAAGTCTTCCAGCAACCACTACAAGCAGGAATGATTTAAGTGAGAGGCATGTGGTGTTAGCAAATCAGGTTTTAAATAGAAACGGTACAGAATACAGTCAGAGTATTACTTGTCACTCTGACTTGGCTGCTGCGATTTCTACACCTGGCTGCAGCACGGCCAAGCACGgaccttgggaaaaaaatacttgttctgTAAATAATGTTCAGACAAGCGCCTGTCAGGGTCATTCAATAACCTGCACTGGAAGAAGACCTGTTAACACAGAAAATGGATTACATCTCCATCAGAtcccagcagctggaaaaacaagTACCTACTGGCAAGGAGCACATAGTCCCCAAACTCCAAAAGACTCTGCTACTG GCGTTGCTCCTGTTACAAGACAAACGCATGTTTTCGACaaccatgaaaataaacatagaGTTTTTTCAGAACACAGAAGACAAAGTATAGCTTCTAAAAGATGGAAGCCCACTCATCATGTACAG aaTTCACTCTATACTGTCCAGCTGAGTCCTGTTCAATCTGCTTTTGATCCAGTACAAAATAGGAATAACACCTACAAGTCTAATGAAG CTTCAGAGAGCAccattcagtttctcattgcaGAAAAACTAGCAAGCGGATCCCTTGCAGAGGATGAAATCCTGGCAGCCTTGGGAAGTGTGCAACCAGCCAGCTGGTCCGTACTGCCTAACAGGGCTCCGTGTCCAGGCATGAGTGGACTTTCAGTAGAAGAACTGAAGATTTTCCAGTCTCTTGATTATCTCAATCAAAGGCTACGAA ATGTTCAAGAAGCCATTACTAGAAACCTGTCTGCTTCAAATGTTTTGCAGATAATCACCCCTTTA